In Rhodopirellula islandica, one DNA window encodes the following:
- a CDS encoding WD40 repeat domain-containing serine/threonine protein kinase has protein sequence MPDDENFTANQFDLDETVEETEPVQRSDHHGLGETVDQVDLDATLEEAGTMPDHPANDPNATLPDLDKTVDETQLTVEDSDQTLDENDFTVAESDATISDSGATISGVNETVVEESDFDPEATLLESEKTVADASLTLIDETITEGSATVDEADATVGTILTDEDIGQTINPRELTSEDVSYWSKLSQEFHTGAATVASFSEIGSAVAGSSLPLRGRQVTTPQESETEASDYRLVRLLGKGGMGNVFVARQGSLDRLIAVKIIKPLEEDKRDALRKQGRLEATENSRRQQFLTEAVITGDLDHPNIVPIHDVAVTGENTLFYAMKRVVGTPWNKVIGEKSRDENLEILIKVADAIAFAHTRGIIHRDIKPENVMLGDFGVVMVMDWGIAFALPQFEKLNSITPAKGLGGTPSFMAPEMATGPLEAIGPAADIYLLGATLFMIVTGKAPHHAKNVRDCLRAVATNEIRDVDPRYEGELLNIARKAMATRIEDRYSSVIEFQEAIREYRSHSESVSLAARATDDLKEAEQTHSYTLFSRATFGFEEALHLWDGNQTARDGMARARLAHASAAHDNKDFDLGLSLLKPDGDLLHESPEHEALAAKLEQAIQDRKARESRFKFLKRAVAAMLLFIFVGGAFALVTINAKEQEARRQAGIAEQQTQIAKEQEQIALNEKEIANEQRDIAEQQRDIAKEQKLVAEKQTDLAEERRKDAEEQREIAKEQTALANQRFVEANESRKQAVQEEAKAKASEKAAQIAQAQAEYESYVSQIGLAKARVDRNEFSDARRILSELTAGYRQRFPGEPLPWELRWLSATVHQSKAVVSLPVIANELSLAEVPVGGTQRGLITQDDGRLATFSIASGTRRSNVTKLHPPSGRVERSEGRAASDLPLLIDATWSDPNGGSITTAAMNESGDQVAIGMLDGRIEVWNGDLSKRTLRLPMHDGPVSDLVFADSNTLVSSSTDRTVRVWDLSSNGDDCVPGYSEHWHIGPVTKVAAVRDGENVWVSAAVNDSARGRVAVWNIVPDQDETAARIGRFMRHESEVSAVAVWMEDASPKFASGDTDGHVLVWEQDDLVDADPRKSIQNAVQNLASTGNADSGTSKANSISLNETTPIHRGGVQDIHYDTRLDRLITAGKDYVVRIWKRSDVPGEAELGRWARERSLRGHGGAVKVALFVPATQGDVLSLGDDLTLRYWDSETGLLDNGVDEDFTSVSVRNESDVASSGWNALEATAHDDEIWSARFSPDGTKVVTSSRDHTARVLSIDPQTSRFDTRWTIASDQPESPQADQGLESEGRLEEGTAFGAMSMRMDPVHRRLFLGNADAVVRIWDVDRGTELGSVRGTGLNDVLAVSKDGSLLATGSSSPESDVLVWKLSPSKSVSPRLLHRFEGHEESVAALAISPNSRWLFSGDRAGRGRVWDLQTGEPVGEPIDDLLGFRINTASFAGDSESVWIGSDNQSLMRWRWSDRTWADRFDTEGFVTELVVSSNGRQAITVDQSKRTDRTISNVTWWDLASGKPQRLLSETFSQDQTSAFGGRPNFGGVSFSIDGSLARLVVTPMGERSSRVETWDVSGEIGSAKRVAAVELPERLGECTAVASLQGDWFLTMHGNAAFLWDGSSNTHLTSYRAHGAVTRAMFADGDRRVITASRSVKVWDAETGKTIGKLESPHEGTIRAIAVAPKQAFRFATGGDDSRVRVWDFDETAGTFESVRQWNDPVLQGGIASLDFSADGSCLLATSNQGAATLMQLDGDAKLKLVADPSLGKLNVGRFSDDSQWVAVGGSDNIARMWNVKDWLANPVKKTTEAGTPIELIGHAEPISDVAMLANPLRLFTASEDRSVRVWDPVAQGAQQDEQSRFGRVLLELRGHKDALSALDLTDEGDLMMTASEDGTVRLWPAATGKD, from the coding sequence ATGCCGGATGACGAGAACTTCACCGCGAACCAGTTTGATTTGGATGAGACGGTCGAAGAAACCGAACCGGTTCAACGAAGCGACCATCACGGACTAGGTGAAACCGTTGACCAGGTCGACTTGGACGCCACCTTGGAAGAAGCCGGGACCATGCCGGACCATCCAGCGAACGACCCCAATGCGACGCTCCCTGATTTGGACAAGACGGTCGATGAAACTCAGTTGACGGTGGAAGATTCGGATCAAACGCTGGACGAGAATGATTTCACTGTTGCGGAGTCCGATGCAACGATCTCGGATTCGGGGGCGACCATTTCCGGTGTCAATGAAACCGTGGTGGAAGAATCGGACTTCGACCCTGAGGCGACGCTGTTGGAATCCGAAAAAACGGTTGCCGATGCCAGCCTCACCCTGATCGATGAAACGATCACCGAAGGGAGTGCGACCGTCGATGAGGCGGATGCAACCGTGGGCACGATCCTGACAGACGAAGACATTGGCCAAACCATCAACCCTCGTGAATTGACATCCGAGGACGTGAGCTATTGGTCCAAGCTGTCTCAGGAATTCCATACCGGCGCGGCCACCGTGGCTTCGTTCAGCGAGATCGGGTCGGCGGTTGCCGGTTCTTCGCTGCCGCTGCGCGGACGCCAAGTCACGACGCCGCAGGAAAGCGAAACCGAAGCGTCGGACTACCGGTTGGTTCGTCTGCTTGGCAAAGGCGGGATGGGCAACGTCTTCGTCGCTCGCCAAGGATCTTTGGATCGGTTGATTGCGGTCAAGATCATCAAGCCGCTGGAGGAAGACAAACGCGACGCACTTCGCAAACAGGGGCGGTTGGAGGCCACGGAGAACAGTCGACGTCAGCAATTTCTAACCGAAGCGGTGATCACCGGCGACTTGGATCACCCCAACATCGTTCCGATTCACGATGTCGCGGTGACCGGCGAGAACACGTTGTTCTACGCAATGAAGCGTGTTGTCGGCACGCCTTGGAACAAGGTTATCGGCGAGAAGTCGCGGGATGAGAATCTCGAGATTCTGATCAAGGTGGCGGATGCGATCGCGTTCGCTCACACCCGAGGAATCATTCACCGCGACATCAAACCTGAAAACGTGATGCTGGGGGATTTTGGCGTTGTGATGGTGATGGATTGGGGGATCGCTTTTGCGTTGCCGCAATTCGAAAAATTGAATTCGATCACACCCGCGAAGGGTTTGGGCGGCACGCCATCGTTCATGGCCCCGGAAATGGCAACGGGACCACTGGAGGCGATCGGTCCGGCGGCTGACATTTACCTGCTCGGCGCGACGCTGTTCATGATTGTCACCGGCAAGGCACCGCACCATGCGAAGAACGTTCGCGATTGTTTGCGAGCGGTTGCCACCAACGAAATTCGGGACGTTGATCCACGGTACGAAGGTGAATTGCTCAACATCGCTCGCAAAGCGATGGCGACTCGCATCGAAGATCGCTATTCGAGCGTGATCGAGTTCCAAGAGGCGATTCGCGAATATCGCTCGCACTCCGAAAGCGTCTCGCTGGCGGCCAGAGCGACAGACGATCTGAAAGAAGCCGAACAGACTCATTCGTACACGTTGTTCTCGCGAGCGACGTTTGGGTTTGAAGAGGCACTGCATCTTTGGGATGGAAACCAAACCGCACGAGACGGCATGGCTCGGGCGCGGTTGGCTCACGCTTCTGCGGCCCATGACAACAAGGACTTCGATCTTGGTTTGTCGCTGCTGAAGCCGGATGGCGATCTGCTGCACGAATCGCCTGAGCACGAAGCCCTGGCGGCGAAGCTGGAACAAGCCATCCAGGATCGCAAGGCTCGTGAATCACGGTTCAAGTTCTTGAAGCGTGCCGTCGCCGCGATGTTGCTGTTCATCTTTGTCGGCGGTGCGTTCGCATTGGTGACGATCAATGCAAAAGAACAGGAGGCCCGACGACAGGCTGGAATCGCCGAGCAGCAAACCCAGATCGCGAAAGAACAGGAGCAGATCGCGCTGAACGAAAAAGAAATCGCCAACGAACAAAGGGACATCGCCGAGCAGCAAAGGGACATTGCCAAAGAACAGAAATTGGTTGCAGAAAAGCAGACGGATCTCGCCGAAGAACGGCGAAAAGATGCAGAAGAGCAACGGGAGATCGCGAAGGAGCAAACTGCGCTCGCGAATCAGCGGTTTGTGGAAGCCAATGAAAGCAGGAAGCAAGCAGTTCAGGAGGAAGCCAAAGCAAAGGCGAGCGAAAAAGCCGCTCAGATCGCTCAAGCCCAGGCGGAATACGAGTCGTATGTTTCTCAAATTGGATTGGCCAAAGCACGTGTGGATCGCAACGAGTTCTCCGACGCTCGACGTATCCTTTCGGAATTGACCGCTGGCTACCGTCAACGATTCCCTGGCGAGCCGTTGCCATGGGAATTGCGTTGGTTGTCGGCCACGGTTCACCAATCCAAGGCCGTTGTGTCGCTGCCGGTGATCGCGAATGAGTTGTCGTTGGCGGAAGTTCCAGTCGGCGGCACCCAGCGTGGTTTGATCACGCAGGACGATGGACGTCTGGCAACATTCTCGATCGCGAGTGGGACGCGTCGATCCAATGTAACTAAACTTCACCCTCCCTCCGGGAGGGTCGAGCGAAGCGAGGGGAGGGCCGCGTCTGATCTTCCATTGCTCATCGACGCAACATGGAGCGATCCCAATGGCGGTTCCATCACCACCGCCGCAATGAATGAATCAGGCGACCAAGTGGCGATCGGAATGCTCGATGGAAGGATCGAAGTTTGGAATGGGGATCTCTCCAAGCGAACGTTGCGTTTGCCGATGCATGACGGACCCGTGAGCGACCTTGTCTTTGCCGATTCAAACACTTTGGTTTCGTCGTCCACCGATCGGACGGTCCGGGTTTGGGACCTGAGTTCGAATGGCGATGATTGCGTTCCTGGATACAGCGAGCACTGGCACATCGGTCCGGTCACCAAGGTCGCCGCCGTTCGCGATGGTGAAAACGTTTGGGTTTCGGCAGCCGTGAATGACTCAGCTCGCGGTCGCGTTGCGGTTTGGAACATCGTGCCCGATCAAGACGAAACGGCCGCCCGAATCGGTCGTTTCATGCGGCATGAATCCGAGGTCTCCGCAGTCGCGGTTTGGATGGAGGATGCTTCTCCCAAGTTCGCTAGCGGCGACACCGATGGACATGTGCTTGTTTGGGAACAAGACGATTTGGTCGATGCGGATCCAAGGAAGAGCATTCAGAACGCGGTTCAGAATTTGGCGTCAACAGGCAACGCTGATTCCGGCACCAGCAAAGCCAACTCCATCTCGCTGAATGAAACCACGCCGATTCATCGAGGTGGCGTGCAAGACATTCACTACGACACGCGGCTGGACCGCTTGATCACCGCGGGCAAGGACTACGTGGTTCGGATTTGGAAACGATCTGATGTTCCCGGTGAAGCCGAGTTGGGGCGATGGGCTCGTGAACGATCGTTGCGAGGCCACGGCGGCGCGGTCAAAGTGGCCTTGTTTGTTCCCGCGACCCAGGGCGACGTCCTGTCTTTGGGCGACGATTTGACGCTCCGGTACTGGGATTCGGAAACGGGATTGTTGGACAACGGAGTGGACGAAGATTTCACGTCCGTCTCCGTTCGCAACGAGAGCGACGTGGCGTCGAGCGGTTGGAACGCTTTGGAAGCAACCGCTCACGACGACGAAATTTGGTCAGCTCGGTTCAGTCCCGATGGAACCAAGGTGGTGACCTCCAGTCGTGATCACACGGCGCGAGTCTTGTCGATTGATCCCCAAACGTCTCGCTTCGACACGCGATGGACGATTGCTTCGGATCAACCCGAATCACCACAGGCAGATCAGGGGCTGGAGTCCGAAGGCAGGTTGGAAGAGGGGACCGCGTTCGGTGCGATGTCGATGCGAATGGACCCCGTGCATCGACGGTTGTTCCTTGGCAACGCCGACGCCGTCGTCCGCATCTGGGACGTTGATCGTGGAACGGAACTCGGCAGCGTTCGTGGCACGGGGCTGAATGATGTGCTGGCCGTTTCGAAAGATGGAAGTCTTCTCGCCACCGGTTCCAGTTCGCCTGAGTCCGATGTTTTGGTTTGGAAGTTGAGTCCGTCGAAGTCCGTCTCGCCTCGGTTGCTGCATCGTTTCGAGGGGCATGAGGAATCCGTCGCGGCCCTGGCGATCTCTCCCAACAGTCGTTGGTTGTTCAGTGGCGACCGGGCCGGCCGAGGCCGTGTCTGGGATTTGCAAACAGGCGAACCGGTGGGCGAACCGATCGACGACTTGCTTGGATTCCGCATCAACACGGCATCGTTTGCTGGCGACTCGGAAAGCGTTTGGATTGGATCCGACAACCAATCCTTGATGCGTTGGCGTTGGTCCGATCGGACTTGGGCAGACCGCTTTGACACGGAAGGTTTCGTGACTGAATTGGTTGTTTCCTCCAATGGCCGGCAGGCGATCACCGTTGATCAATCCAAGCGAACCGATCGAACGATCTCCAATGTGACGTGGTGGGATCTTGCCAGCGGCAAACCACAGCGGTTGCTCTCGGAAACGTTTTCACAGGATCAGACCAGTGCATTTGGTGGTCGTCCCAACTTTGGCGGGGTGTCCTTTTCGATCGATGGCAGTCTGGCTCGTCTGGTCGTGACCCCAATGGGCGAGCGTTCCAGTCGCGTCGAAACTTGGGACGTGTCCGGCGAGATCGGATCGGCGAAGCGAGTCGCAGCGGTGGAGTTGCCAGAACGCCTTGGTGAGTGCACCGCGGTGGCGTCATTGCAAGGCGATTGGTTCCTGACGATGCATGGCAACGCAGCGTTCCTTTGGGACGGGAGTTCCAACACACATTTGACAAGCTATCGAGCTCACGGCGCGGTCACGCGAGCCATGTTTGCCGATGGTGATCGCCGCGTGATCACGGCCAGTCGCAGTGTCAAAGTTTGGGACGCCGAGACCGGCAAGACGATTGGTAAATTGGAATCGCCGCATGAGGGGACCATTCGCGCGATTGCGGTTGCTCCCAAACAAGCCTTCCGATTTGCCACCGGAGGCGATGATTCTCGAGTTCGTGTCTGGGACTTCGACGAAACCGCAGGGACATTCGAATCCGTTCGGCAATGGAACGATCCGGTTCTGCAGGGCGGCATCGCATCCTTGGACTTCAGTGCCGATGGTTCGTGTTTGCTAGCGACGAGCAATCAAGGTGCGGCGACGTTGATGCAACTCGATGGCGACGCGAAACTCAAATTGGTGGCTGACCCGTCGCTTGGCAAACTGAACGTCGGTCGTTTTTCAGACGACTCCCAGTGGGTCGCGGTCGGTGGATCCGACAACATCGCGCGAATGTGGAACGTCAAGGATTGGTTGGCGAACCCCGTGAAGAAGACCACAGAAGCCGGAACTCCCATTGAATTGATTGGCCACGCCGAACCCATTTCGGATGTGGCGATGTTGGCCAACCCGCTTCGATTGTTCACCGCCAGTGAAGATCGATCGGTGCGAGTTTGGGATCCCGTCGCCCAAGGAGCCCAGCAGGACGAACAGAGCCGATTTGGCCGTGTGTTGCTGGAACTGCGAGGTCACAAGGACGCGTTGTCGGCTTTGGATTTGACCGACGAGGGTGACCTGATGATGACGGCATCGGAAGACGGAACGGTTCGCCTATGGCCAGCAGCGACCGGCAAGGATTGA
- a CDS encoding 3'-5' exonuclease — protein sequence MSDSVSHLIFDVESIADGDLISRVRYSGEDLSPDEAIAKYQAERMEQTGSTFIPYTFQIPIAVVVAKVTSDFRLVDIKSLDEPEFRPHVITKYFWQGWEMYNMPQWVTFNGRSFDIPIMELSAFRYGISIPKWFDDSGYKSRRNRFSTHAHLDLQELLTNFGASRFNGGLNLAAQSLAKPGKMGLSGDQVQSSYDAGGLKEISDYCRCDVLDTYFVFLRCMVLTGKLELEREIELVQQTRDWIEKESETCQACADYMTQFGDWKNPWLIESETADAEPTDTGPTGSGPPQTEATKPDESNA from the coding sequence ATGAGTGACTCAGTCTCGCACCTGATCTTTGATGTCGAAAGCATCGCTGATGGCGATCTCATCTCCCGTGTCCGTTACTCGGGTGAAGACTTGTCCCCCGACGAAGCGATCGCGAAATACCAAGCGGAGCGGATGGAGCAAACCGGGTCGACATTCATCCCCTACACGTTCCAAATCCCGATTGCCGTGGTGGTCGCGAAAGTCACCTCCGACTTTCGGTTGGTGGACATCAAATCGCTGGACGAACCCGAGTTCCGGCCGCATGTGATCACCAAGTACTTCTGGCAAGGCTGGGAGATGTACAACATGCCCCAGTGGGTGACCTTCAACGGGCGTTCGTTTGACATTCCGATCATGGAACTGTCCGCCTTTCGGTATGGGATTTCGATTCCCAAGTGGTTTGACGACAGCGGTTACAAATCACGCCGCAACCGGTTCAGCACGCACGCCCACCTGGATTTGCAGGAACTGCTCACCAATTTCGGAGCCTCTCGCTTCAACGGCGGCCTCAACTTGGCCGCCCAATCATTGGCCAAACCCGGCAAAATGGGACTCAGTGGCGATCAAGTCCAATCGTCTTATGACGCAGGTGGCCTCAAAGAGATCAGCGATTATTGTCGCTGCGACGTGCTGGACACGTACTTTGTGTTCCTGCGATGCATGGTGTTGACCGGAAAATTGGAACTGGAACGCGAAATTGAATTGGTCCAACAAACCCGTGATTGGATTGAAAAGGAAAGCGAGACCTGCCAAGCCTGCGCCGATTACATGACGCAATTCGGCGACTGGAAGAACCCTTGGCTGATCGAATCAGAAACAGCTGACGCCGAACCCACTGACACTGGGCCAACCGGATCGGGGCCACCCCAGACCGAAGCGACCAAACCAGACGAATCCAACGCGTGA
- a CDS encoding WD40 repeat domain-containing protein, with product MRNTINRRQLLVALATTSLVSPAWNATAAPPANANGGGLVGEPIQLITANDLPEARVVRLPPVDETVKQVVVTSIAIDPRGEWLAVAGDDHVIRLLRLETLQVVRTLGDGHRSASSPIGHSDMIRTLAFDATGSRLASAGNDGRLIIWDRNDDFSVLQEIGSAPALACVSFSPAGDQMVAVGFDKEVFLISNQAGNHERLFCDCNDLRCCVYRADGEALAIAGRDGHLHLFDPRTGKLIADQHLHQRRVRDLAFMPNSDILVSVDEDGVIMRWDTRTNEVLSQQTITSGRLFSLAIVDSHRIAAAGSDDVIHLVDLADDGRSLYVAGQLRGHVGSVATLAAVDGMVFSGGFDATLRRWDLNQNAIADSKIALGNDGSSPASEPTPR from the coding sequence ATGAGAAACACAATCAATCGGCGTCAACTTTTGGTCGCCCTGGCTACCACATCCCTGGTTTCACCGGCCTGGAATGCAACGGCAGCCCCTCCTGCGAATGCCAACGGCGGCGGATTGGTGGGTGAACCCATCCAATTGATCACCGCCAATGATTTGCCGGAGGCTCGCGTCGTCCGACTGCCACCGGTGGATGAAACTGTGAAACAGGTCGTGGTCACGTCGATCGCAATCGATCCGCGTGGCGAATGGCTGGCAGTTGCCGGCGACGACCATGTGATCCGCCTGCTTCGCCTGGAAACGCTGCAAGTGGTTCGAACCCTGGGCGATGGGCATCGATCGGCAAGCTCCCCGATCGGGCACAGCGACATGATTCGCACGCTCGCGTTTGATGCCACCGGCAGCCGTTTGGCCTCGGCAGGCAATGATGGTCGCCTGATCATCTGGGATCGCAACGACGACTTTTCGGTGCTGCAAGAAATCGGCTCCGCCCCAGCCTTGGCGTGCGTCAGCTTTTCGCCCGCCGGGGATCAAATGGTTGCGGTCGGTTTTGACAAAGAGGTTTTCTTGATCTCGAACCAGGCCGGCAACCACGAGCGATTGTTTTGCGATTGCAATGATTTGCGATGCTGTGTCTACCGAGCCGATGGAGAAGCCCTGGCGATCGCAGGCCGCGATGGTCACCTGCACTTGTTTGATCCCCGAACCGGCAAACTGATTGCAGACCAACATCTGCACCAGCGACGAGTTCGGGACCTGGCGTTCATGCCGAACTCGGACATCTTGGTCAGTGTCGACGAAGATGGCGTGATCATGCGTTGGGACACCCGGACCAATGAGGTGCTGTCACAACAAACGATTACCTCGGGACGGTTGTTCTCGTTGGCGATCGTCGACAGTCACCGCATCGCTGCTGCTGGCAGTGACGATGTGATTCACTTGGTCGACCTGGCAGACGACGGCCGCTCGCTTTATGTCGCCGGGCAACTGAGAGGCCATGTGGGCTCGGTGGCAACACTCGCCGCAGTCGATGGCATGGTTTTCTCCGGCGGATTCGATGCGACTTTGCGACGCTGGGACCTGAATCAGAACGCGATCGCTGACAGCAAGATTGCACTCGGAAACGACGGGTCGTCCCCGGCCAGCGAACCGACACCTCGCTAA